Sequence from the Candidatus Nanopelagicales bacterium genome:
GGTATTGAAAAGAACATGGAGTTCCGTTCATTTACCCAAGGTGTTACGTACGCAACACGTATGGACTACCTAGCACCGTTCTTTAACGAAGCGGTGTACTGCCTAGCAATTGAAAAGCTTCTTGGCATTACCGATCAAATTCCAGAACGTGCCAACGTCATTCGCGTGATGATGATGGAACTCAACCGAATTTCATCTCACCTCGTGGCGCTTGCAACTGGTGGCATGGAGCTAGGTGCGCTCACCGCGATGGAATTTGGTTTCCGCGAACGCGAACTCATTCTCGACATTTTCGAAATGATCACCGGCCTTCGCATGAACAATGCGTACATCCGTCCGGGCGGCGTTGCTCAGGATCTTCCTGCTGGCGCAGAAGAAAAGATTCGCGAAACTATTCCGCTACTTCGCAAGCGCTTGAAAGACACTGCTGATCTCTTAGTTGATAACAACATCTGGATGGGTCGCACCGTCGGCATCGGGTTCCTTGATCTCACCGGTTGTATGGCTCTTGGTGTTACTGGTCCAGTGCTTCGCGCGACTGGTTTCCCTCAAGACCTTCGTAAGTCTCAGCCTTACTGTGGCTATGAAAACTACGAGTTCGAAATCGTTACTGAAACCACTAACGATGCATACGGCCGCTTCCTCATTCGCATTCGCGAAATGGAGCAATCAATTCGCATCGTTGAGCAGGCACTTGATCGCTTGCAGCCAGGTCCAGTGATGGTTGAAGACAAGAAGATTGCATGGCCAGCTCAGTTGTCTGTTGGCAGCGATGGCCAGGGCAACTCCCTTGAACACATCCGCGAAATCATGTCGGAGTCAATGGAAGCGTTGATCCACCACTTCAAGTTGGTTACTGAAGGTTTCCGTGTTCCTGTTGGTCAGGTCTACACGGCGATTGAAGCACCACGTGGAGAACTTGGATGTCACTTGGTGAGTGCTGGTGGCACTCGTCCATTCCGTGTGCACTTCCGCGATCCGTCATTCACGAATCTTCAGTCAGTTGCGGCTATGTGCGAAGGCGGTCAGATTGCTGACGTCATCGCAGCTGTTGCAAGCATCGATCCAGTTATGGGCGGAGTCGATCGCTAACGCGGTCGAGAGGTGAGAGAACATGGCCATTAACGAGCAGACACTTGCGAGCATGCGCGAACTTGTCGCACGCTACCCACAGCCGCGCTCTGCGCTACTGCCAATGCTGCATCTTGTGCAAAGCGCCGAAGGTGAAGTCACGAGCGAGGGCATTGCTGCTTGTGCTGAGGTGCTTGGCATATCGCCTGCTGAAGTCACTGGAGTTTCAACGTTCTACACGATGTACAAGCGCAAGCCAGTTGGCGAACACCACATTGGTGTTTGCGTCAACACGTTGTGTGGCCTCCTTGGTGGCGATGCCGTGTACGAAGCACTTTCTGAACGCCTTGGTGTTGGTCACAACGAACCGACTGCTGATGGCAAGTTCTCACTTGAGCGCATTGAATGTCAGGCAGCATGTACGCACGCGCCAGTTATGACCGTCGACTGGGAATTCATGGACGACGTCACACCAACATCGGCACTGGATGTTGTTGAGCGTTTATCGCGTGGCGAACGCGTTGAATCAACGCGCGGTCCAGTTATCCGTAACTTCCAAGCAACTGAGCACACTTTGGCGTTCCCTGACGACGGCCTTGCCGGAGAAGGTAGTTCGGTCGATGCCAAGATGCTCGCAGGTTTGCGTTACGCAAAAGAACACAACATGGCGGCCCCTCGTTCCGGACAGGAGGGCTAAGTCATGACTCTTACCCCCGTAATTACCGAGCACTGGGATCAACCAGATCTCTACACGCTGGATGGATACAAGCGCGTTGGTGGATATGTCGCTCTTGAAAAGGCGTTGAAGCAAGATCCTGACGCAATTATCAGCACTGTTAAGGATTCTGGCCTGCGTGGCCGCGGTGGCGCAGGTTTCCCTACGGGAATGAAGTGGAGCTTCGTTCCACAAAATGATGGCAAGCCTCACTACCTCGTGGTGAACGCTGACGAGTCAGAGCCTGGTGCCTGCAAAGACATTCCCATCATGATGGCCAACCCGCACGCGTTGATCGAAGGCGTGATCATTACGTCGTTTGCGATTCGCGCAAACCACGCCTTCATCTACATTCGCGGTGAGGTACCAAACGCTCTTCGTAAGGTGGCAAGTGCAGTTGCGGAAGCGCGACGTGCCGGGCTTGTGGGCAAGAACATCTTGGGTTCAGGATTTGACCTTGAAATCGTTGTGCATTCAGGTGCAGGTGCATATATCTGCGGTGAGGAAACTGCGCTCCTTGATTCACTCGAGGGTTTCCGCGGTCAACCGCGTTTGAAGCCACCGTTTCCTGCTGTCGCAGGTTTGTATGCATCACCAACAGTGATCAACAACGTTGAAACCATCTGCAATATCCCGTACATCATTGATCGCGGTGTTGATTGGTTCCGTTCATTTGGTACGGAGAAGTCACCGGGCTTCAAGGTGTGGGCAGTTTCCGGGCACGTGAACAACCCGGGCATCTTCGAAGCACCACTGGGCATCACGATGCGTCAGCTCTTGGAATATGCCGGCGGTGTCCGTGGTGGCGGAAAGGTGAAGTTCTGGCTTCCAGGCGGTTCATCGGTGCCTTTGCTTACTGAAGAACATCTTGATCTACCGATGACCTACGAAGAGATGGCTGCTGCCGGAACCATGCTTGGCACCGGAACACCAATGATCTTCGACGAAACGGTCAGCGTCGTAAAGGCAGTTACTCGATGGCTTGAGTTCTATAAGCATGAGTCCTGCGGAAAGTGCACACCGTGCCGTGAAGGCACGTACTGGATCACCGGCATGCTGGAAAACTTCGAGCACGGTCACGCCAAGGAATCAGATCTCGAACTGCTGGTCAGTGCGTGTAACCAGATTTCTGGCCGTTCGTTCTGTGCGTTGGGTGATGCGGCAGCGACGCCGTTCCCAGCTGCACTCAAGTACTTCCGTGACGAATTTGTCGCGGCAACCAATTCACCGGTCGATGATGCATTCGATCCGGTGGCTTCCTACATCTACGCGGGAGCTGCAACCCGATGAGCGAAAACCTCACCACTGAAGTGGTGCCAATGGTCAATGTGAACATTGATGGCGTTGCCATTGCTGTCCCCAAGGGCACCTTGGCAATCCGCGCCGCCGAAATGATCGGCGTGGAGATCCCACGTTTTTGTGACCACCCATTGCTCGAGCCGGTTGCTGCTTGTCGCGCTTGCTTGATCGAAGTTGAAGGCATGCCAAAGCCGCAGCCTGCATGTGCGCAGGTTGTGAACGATGGCATGACCATTCGTACGCAGCAGTCATCCGAGGTCGCTAAGGAAGCACAAGAAGGCGTGATGGAGTTCCTGCTCATCAATCACCCACTTGATTGCCCTGTATGCGACAAGGGCGGCGAATGCCCACTTCAAAACCAAGCGATGTCTGTTGGTCGACCAGAATCACGCTTTGAAGGTGAAAAGCGCACGTTCGAAAAGCCAATTAACGTCAGCGCTCAGATTCTTCTCGATCGCGAGCGTTGTGTTTCCTGCGCACGTTGCACGCGCTTTGCAGATCAGATCGCTGGCGATCCAATGATCGAACTTCTTGAGCGCGGCGCAAGCCAGCAAGTCGGCACTGCGGACGATCAGCCCTTTGATTCCTACTTCTCAGGCAACACGGTACAAATTTGCCCAGTGGGTGCACTGACCAGTGCGGCGTACCGCTTCCGTTCCCGCCCATTCGATTTGGTTTCAGTACCAACAACCTGTGAGCACTGTGCATCAGGTTGTTCACTGCGCACGGACTACCGTCGTGGTGAAATTACGCGGCGTTTGGCGTGGGAAAACCCTGAAGTCAACGAAGATTGGAACTGCGACAAGGGTCGTTTCGCATTCCCATACCTCACTGAAGGTCGCATCAGCACACCGTTGGTGCGCGAAAACGGTGAACTTCGCCCAGCATCATGGCCAGAAGCCATTGACGTTGCAGCTCGCGGGCTGACACAAGCTGGCGCATCAACTGGTGTGCTCACCGGTGGTCGCCTGACTCAAGAAGATGCATACGCATACGCAAAGTTTGCTCGCGCAATTCTTGGCACCGACAACATTGACTTCCGCGCACGTGCGACCTCAGCTGAAGAAACACAGTTGCTTCGTTCAACAATCGCGGGAACTCCAATCAAGGTTACTTATGACGCCCTTGAGTCGGCACCGTTTGTGCTGTTGGTTTCATTTGAACCTGAAGATGAGTCACCAATGGTCTTCTTGCGCTTGCGTAAGGCACACACCAAAGTGGCAAGTATTGGTGCAGTTGCAACTCGCGGCTTGAACAAAATGGGTGGCACTTTGATCACCGCTGCGCCTGGCGATGAAGCAGCAGCGCTTAACAATCTTTCCGCAGATCTCAAGCAGGCACTTACTCAACCTGGTGCTGTAATTCTGGTGGGCGAACGCATTGCAGCGAGCGAAGGTGCTGCATCTGCAGTTGCCAAGTTGGCGAGCGATACAGGTGCAGCCCTTGCTTGGGTTCCACGCCGAGCAGGGGAGCGCGGTGCACTTGATGCAGGTGCACTTGCAGGTTTGCTTCCAGGTGGCCGTCCACTCACAGATGCGTCAGCTCGCGCAGAAGTTTCTGCAGTGTGGGGTATTGATGCAGATGCACTGCCAAGTTCAGTTGGTCTTTCTGGTGACAGCATTCTGAACGCAGCTAGCCGCGAAACACTCTGGGCACTTGTTGTTGGTGGCGTTGATGCTGTGGATCTTCCTGAACCAGAAGTTACCGCCGCCGCTGTGCGCCGTGCTGGCTTCGTAGTTTCCCTTGATCATCACCACTCAGAGTTCACCCAATCTGCAGACGTCGTATTGCCGATTGCCTTGGTCACCGAGAAGGCTGGAACGTTTGTGGATTGGGAAGGCCGTCCACGTCCGTTTGGGCAGGTCTTTAAGGATGCTCTCGCAATGACTGATGCAACGGTGCTGGGAATGATCGCAAATGCGATCGGCAAACAAGCTGGTGCTTGGGATGTTGCCGGTATTCGTCGTGAAATTGCAGGCCTAGGTCACTGGAATGGGGCTCGTGAAGACGCACCTGCACTCCAGGGCAGTGCCAAGGATGTTGATGGATTCCGTTTGGCTTCATGGCGCGAATTGCTCGACGCAGGCGTGATGCAAGAAGGCGAACCATTCTTAGCGGCTACAGCTCGTGAAGTTGTCGCATTGGTATCCGCGAACTCGAGTGCCCAACTTGGTTCACCCGCAACGGTTACTGTTGCAGGTCCGTCAGGCTCCGTTGTGTTGCCACTTGTTATTGGCGATGTCATCGACAACGTGATCTTCGTGCCGATGAACTCAACCGATTGCTCCATTTACCGTGATCTTGGTGCTCGCATCGGATCTTCGGTTGCCGTAACTGCAGGAGGTGTCGCATGACCGAAGGCCAGTGGGGATGGTTTGGTGTAGATCCTTGGTGGATCGTCATCGTCAAAGTACTTGGCATCTTCGTACTCTTGGTGTTGCTCACGCTCTTTACTATTTGGTGGGAACGCCGCGTTGTATCGCGCATGCAACACCGCATCGGACCAAACCGGGTTGGCCCATTTGGTTTATTGCAATCCTTAATGGATGGCGTGAAGCTTGCACTCAAGGAAGAAATCGTTCCTAAGGGTGTTCACCTTGCCGTGTATTGGATCGCTCCAATCATTTCGGCGACAATGGCGTTCGTTGCATTTGCAGTGATTCCCTTCGGTCCGCTTGTGAATATGTTCGGTGTTGAGACTCCACTGCAGCTCACGGACTTCCCAGTTTCAGTTCTCTACGTGCTCGCAATTGCTTCGATTGGTATCTACGGCATTGTGCTTGCGGGTTGGGCCTCCGGTTCGATCTATCCGTTGCTTGGTGGATTGCGATCAAGTGCACAGATGATCTCTTATGAAATTGCGATGGGTCTGTCTTTCGTGGCGGTGTTCCTGTACGCAGGATCAATGTCGACTTCAGAGATCGTTGCTTCACAGGAGCCGATCTGGTTCGCCGTAATTTTGTTGCCATCGTTCTTGATCTACGTCACGGCCATGGTGGGCGAAACCAACCGTGCACCATTTGACCTTCCAGAAGCAGAAGGCGAACTCGTTGGTGGTTTCCACACGGAATACTCCTCCATGAAGTTCGCACTCTTCTTCTTGGCCGAATACATCAACATGGTGACCGTTTCCGCATTGGCAACCACACTCTTCCTTGGCGGCTGGCGTGCACCTTGGCCAATTTCACTTTGGGAAGCATCGAACACTGGTTACTGGCCAATTCTTTGGTGGCTACTCAAGGTTCAAATCTTTATCTTTGTCTTCATCTGGCTACGCGGCACGCTGCCTCGTTTGCGTTACGACCAGTTCATGAAGTTCGGCTGGAAGGTGCTTATTCCAGTATCGATCGCTTGGATCCTGATTGTCGCAACCGCACGCGTAGTGCGAAACGACATCACGATGAGTAACACACAGGTCTTGTTGATCGGCGGTGCCATCATTGTGGTGCTGCTCATTGGATCGTGGCTTTTGCAGTCCCGATCAGATCGCAAGGCCGCTGAACTTGAAGAAGCTGAAAGCAAGGCACAAGCTCGTCCGTTCGATGCGATGGCGGGCGGTTACCCCGTCCCACCAATGCCAGGACAGCAAGTGACCTTGCCAACGCGCCGCGCAACATCATCCGTTACTACGCAGGAGGCCATCGATGGCTGAGCTGCCCCAAGCAATCCGGGGATTCTGGGTCACCTTCGCGACCATGTTCAAGAAGGTGGTCACTGAGCAGTACCCAGAAGATGCCCATAAGTACCCACCACAGCCACGTTTCCACGGCCGTCACCAACTCAACCGTTGGGCAGATGGTTTGGAAAAGTGTGTGGGTTGCGAACTGTGTGCCTGGGCTTGCCCGGCCGACGCGATCTATGTTGAAGGTGCATCAAACACTGATGAAGAGCGATTCTCACCAGGTGAGCGGTACGGGCGTGTGTACCAAATCAACTATGCGCGCTGCATCTTCTGTGGTCTATGCATTGAAGCCTGCCCAACGCGTGCGCTCACGATGACTAACGAATTCGAATTGGCCGACAACAATCGCGCAGATCTGATCTACGAAAAGAAGGATCTGCTCGGTCCGTTGTTGGCTGGCATGGTTCCTGCACCACACGCGATGGCAGAAGGCACCACAGAGCAGGACTACTACGCCAATCGTGTTAAGGGCCCTGACCTCGTTGAACGGGAGGCAAACTCGTGAACACAGTGAACACCGGCGAAGCCATTGTGTTTTGGGTGTGTGCAGTTCTGTCGGTTCTGGGAGCCGTAGGTTTGATCACTTCACGCAAGGCTGTGCACAGCGCGCTATGGATGGCATTGACCATGATTAGCCTCGCAGTGCTCTACATCGCGAACAACGCACCATTCCTGGGCATGGTCCAGGTGATCGTGTACACCGGCGCAGTCATGATGCTCTTTTTGTTCGTCCTCATGGTTGTTGGTGTGGATTCATCCGACTCACTCATTGAAACCATCAAGGGACAGCGGTTCTTGGCACTGCTTCTTGGCTTATTGCTGATCGTGATTATGGTCTGGGGTCTTGGCAGTTCACTTGCCGGTTTGCCAGCAGTTGGTCTTGATGCTGCAAATCGAGTTGATGGCGGCAACGTTCAGAGCATCGCTCACCTGATCTTCACTGATTACCTTGTGGTCTTCGAAGTGACGTCAGCACTCCTGATCACTGCGGCCATGGGTGCCATGGTGCTTGCACATCGCGAACACTGGCAGCCAAAGCCAACGCAGGCACAGTTGTCAGTCGCTCGCTTCAAGAGTGATGAGCACCCTGGAAACCGTCCAAGCCCAGGTATCTATGCACGCCACAACGCAGTAGATACGCCTGCATTGCTACCTGATGGAACACCAACAGATGCAAGCATCCCGGGCGCGTTACGCGCTCGCGGAGAAGTTGCGCCAGTGGACATTAATGACGGTCGCGCAATCGAGGAGGCCGATTC
This genomic interval carries:
- the nuoE gene encoding NADH-quinone oxidoreductase subunit NuoE produces the protein MAINEQTLASMRELVARYPQPRSALLPMLHLVQSAEGEVTSEGIAACAEVLGISPAEVTGVSTFYTMYKRKPVGEHHIGVCVNTLCGLLGGDAVYEALSERLGVGHNEPTADGKFSLERIECQAACTHAPVMTVDWEFMDDVTPTSALDVVERLSRGERVESTRGPVIRNFQATEHTLAFPDDGLAGEGSSVDAKMLAGLRYAKEHNMAAPRSGQEG
- a CDS encoding NADH-quinone oxidoreductase subunit J, which translates into the protein MNTVNTGEAIVFWVCAVLSVLGAVGLITSRKAVHSALWMALTMISLAVLYIANNAPFLGMVQVIVYTGAVMMLFLFVLMVVGVDSSDSLIETIKGQRFLALLLGLLLIVIMVWGLGSSLAGLPAVGLDAANRVDGGNVQSIAHLIFTDYLVVFEVTSALLITAAMGAMVLAHREHWQPKPTQAQLSVARFKSDEHPGNRPSPGIYARHNAVDTPALLPDGTPTDASIPGALRARGEVAPVDINDGRAIEEADSL
- the nuoI gene encoding NADH-quinone oxidoreductase subunit NuoI, yielding MAELPQAIRGFWVTFATMFKKVVTEQYPEDAHKYPPQPRFHGRHQLNRWADGLEKCVGCELCAWACPADAIYVEGASNTDEERFSPGERYGRVYQINYARCIFCGLCIEACPTRALTMTNEFELADNNRADLIYEKKDLLGPLLAGMVPAPHAMAEGTTEQDYYANRVKGPDLVEREANS
- the nuoF gene encoding NADH-quinone oxidoreductase subunit NuoF, which translates into the protein MTLTPVITEHWDQPDLYTLDGYKRVGGYVALEKALKQDPDAIISTVKDSGLRGRGGAGFPTGMKWSFVPQNDGKPHYLVVNADESEPGACKDIPIMMANPHALIEGVIITSFAIRANHAFIYIRGEVPNALRKVASAVAEARRAGLVGKNILGSGFDLEIVVHSGAGAYICGEETALLDSLEGFRGQPRLKPPFPAVAGLYASPTVINNVETICNIPYIIDRGVDWFRSFGTEKSPGFKVWAVSGHVNNPGIFEAPLGITMRQLLEYAGGVRGGGKVKFWLPGGSSVPLLTEEHLDLPMTYEEMAAAGTMLGTGTPMIFDETVSVVKAVTRWLEFYKHESCGKCTPCREGTYWITGMLENFEHGHAKESDLELLVSACNQISGRSFCALGDAAATPFPAALKYFRDEFVAATNSPVDDAFDPVASYIYAGAATR
- the nuoH gene encoding NADH-quinone oxidoreductase subunit NuoH, producing the protein MTEGQWGWFGVDPWWIVIVKVLGIFVLLVLLTLFTIWWERRVVSRMQHRIGPNRVGPFGLLQSLMDGVKLALKEEIVPKGVHLAVYWIAPIISATMAFVAFAVIPFGPLVNMFGVETPLQLTDFPVSVLYVLAIASIGIYGIVLAGWASGSIYPLLGGLRSSAQMISYEIAMGLSFVAVFLYAGSMSTSEIVASQEPIWFAVILLPSFLIYVTAMVGETNRAPFDLPEAEGELVGGFHTEYSSMKFALFFLAEYINMVTVSALATTLFLGGWRAPWPISLWEASNTGYWPILWWLLKVQIFIFVFIWLRGTLPRLRYDQFMKFGWKVLIPVSIAWILIVATARVVRNDITMSNTQVLLIGGAIIVVLLIGSWLLQSRSDRKAAELEEAESKAQARPFDAMAGGYPVPPMPGQQVTLPTRRATSSVTTQEAIDG
- a CDS encoding NADH-quinone oxidoreductase subunit D — translated: MTTDNVTYTSAPAQANDPYANLGDSEEGRIFNVGGGDWDSITVDPDSDSERIVINMGPQHPSTHGVLRLILEIEGEYVTEARCGIGYLHTGIEKNMEFRSFTQGVTYATRMDYLAPFFNEAVYCLAIEKLLGITDQIPERANVIRVMMMELNRISSHLVALATGGMELGALTAMEFGFRERELILDIFEMITGLRMNNAYIRPGGVAQDLPAGAEEKIRETIPLLRKRLKDTADLLVDNNIWMGRTVGIGFLDLTGCMALGVTGPVLRATGFPQDLRKSQPYCGYENYEFEIVTETTNDAYGRFLIRIREMEQSIRIVEQALDRLQPGPVMVEDKKIAWPAQLSVGSDGQGNSLEHIREIMSESMEALIHHFKLVTEGFRVPVGQVYTAIEAPRGELGCHLVSAGGTRPFRVHFRDPSFTNLQSVAAMCEGGQIADVIAAVASIDPVMGGVDR
- a CDS encoding NADH-quinone oxidoreductase subunit G; the protein is MSENLTTEVVPMVNVNIDGVAIAVPKGTLAIRAAEMIGVEIPRFCDHPLLEPVAACRACLIEVEGMPKPQPACAQVVNDGMTIRTQQSSEVAKEAQEGVMEFLLINHPLDCPVCDKGGECPLQNQAMSVGRPESRFEGEKRTFEKPINVSAQILLDRERCVSCARCTRFADQIAGDPMIELLERGASQQVGTADDQPFDSYFSGNTVQICPVGALTSAAYRFRSRPFDLVSVPTTCEHCASGCSLRTDYRRGEITRRLAWENPEVNEDWNCDKGRFAFPYLTEGRISTPLVRENGELRPASWPEAIDVAARGLTQAGASTGVLTGGRLTQEDAYAYAKFARAILGTDNIDFRARATSAEETQLLRSTIAGTPIKVTYDALESAPFVLLVSFEPEDESPMVFLRLRKAHTKVASIGAVATRGLNKMGGTLITAAPGDEAAALNNLSADLKQALTQPGAVILVGERIAASEGAASAVAKLASDTGAALAWVPRRAGERGALDAGALAGLLPGGRPLTDASARAEVSAVWGIDADALPSSVGLSGDSILNAASRETLWALVVGGVDAVDLPEPEVTAAAVRRAGFVVSLDHHHSEFTQSADVVLPIALVTEKAGTFVDWEGRPRPFGQVFKDALAMTDATVLGMIANAIGKQAGAWDVAGIRREIAGLGHWNGAREDAPALQGSAKDVDGFRLASWRELLDAGVMQEGEPFLAATAREVVALVSANSSAQLGSPATVTVAGPSGSVVLPLVIGDVIDNVIFVPMNSTDCSIYRDLGARIGSSVAVTAGGVA